The Paramisgurnus dabryanus chromosome 6, PD_genome_1.1, whole genome shotgun sequence genome has a window encoding:
- the LOC135767009 gene encoding GTP-binding protein 4-like, producing MALYNFKKIMVVPTAKDFIDLTLSKTQRKTPTVVHKHYQIHRIRHFYMRKVKFTQQNYHDRLSQILTDFPKLDDIHPFYADLMNVLYDKDHYKLALGQINIAKNLIDNVAKDYVRLMKYGDSLYRCKQLKRAALGRMCTILKRQKQSLEYLEQVRQHLSRLPTIDPNTRTLLLCGYPNVGKSSFINKVTRADVEVQPYAFTTKSLFVGHMDYKYLRWQVVDTPGILDHPLEERNTIEMQAITALAHLRAAVLYVMDLSEQCGHSLSQQLELFNNIRPLFANKPLIVMANKCDVKKISELSEENQKILADLNTDGITVIETSSLTEEGVMQVKTEACDRLLAHRVDTKMKGKKVHDVLNRLHLAMPTKRDEKVRPPFIPEGALIRKKAMETDAPKRRLERDLEVELGDDYTLDLQKYWDLMNPEEKQDKIPEIWEGHNIADYIDPDIMRRLEDLEREEELREKAGEYDSDEESEDEEMKEIRQLASQIREKRKLKILASREKDTQGPRMPRTAKKVERVTLEKEMSDLGLDMTQKDDSHYAQRSRSLVRKRKREVSAPPTSRTRSQSASKPPRDQSGVRDPKMLKKVKTMMKSSQKDMNKQGRKGESDRHVFDLKPKHLFSGKRKSGSTSRR from the coding sequence ATGGCTCTCTATAACTTTAAAAAGATTATGGTGGTTCCCACCGCTAAGGACTTCATAGATTTGACTTTATCCAAAACCCAACGAAAAACTCCCACTGTCGTACACAAACACTATCAGATCCACCGAATTAGACATTTCTATATGCGTAAAGTCAAGTTTACCCAGCAGAACTACCACGACCGGCTGTCTCAGATCCTCACAGACTTCCCCAAACTGGACGACATCCATCCCTTCTACGCTGATTTGATGAATGTCTTGTATGATAAAGATCATTATAAACTGGCTCTGGGTCAGATCAACATCGCCAAGAACCTTATTGACAATGTTGCTAAAGATTATGTGCGGCTTATGAAATATGGTGATTCACTGTATCGCTGCAAACAGCTGAAGCGGGCAGCATTGGGTCGCATGTGCACCATCTTAAAAAGACAGAAACAAAGCCTGGAGTATTTGGAACAAGTGCGGCAGCATTTATCCCGTTTACCCACTATTGACCCGAACACCAGAACCCTGCTGCTGTGTGGATACCCCAATGTTGGAAAGTCCAGCTTCATCAACAAGGTAACCCGTGCTGATGTGGAGGTCCAGCCATACGCCTTCACCACTAAATCTTTGTTTGTGGGTCACATGGATTACAAATACCTGCGCTGGCAAGTTGTTGATACCCCTGGAATTCTGGATCATCCTTTGGAGGAAAGGAATACTATTGAAATGCAGGCCATCACCGCTCTGGCTCACCTGCGCGCCGCTGTGCTTTACGTCATGGATCTGTCTGAGCAGTGCGGACACTCACTTTCCCAACAGTTGGAGCTGTTCAACAATATACGACCACTGTTTGCCAACAAGCCTCTGATCGTGATGGCTAATAAGTGTGATGTGAAGAAGATCAGCGAACTCTCTGAAGAGAATCAGAAAATCCTTGCAGATCTCAATACTGATGGGATCACAGTGATTGAGACGAGTTCCTTGACAGAAGAGGGAGTGATGCAGGTGAAGACTGAGGCATGTGATCGGCTGTTGGCACACCGTGTGGACACAAAGATGAAGGGTAAAAAGGTCCATGATGTTCTTAACAGACTCCACCTGGCAATGCCCACCAAGAGAGATGAAAAGGTAAGACCTCCATTTATTCCAGAGGGGGCACTGATCCGCAAGAAGGCGATGGAGACTGATGCTCCCAAACGCAGACTGGAAAGAGACCTGGAAGTTGAGCTTGGAGATGATTACACATTGGACTTACAGAAATACTGGGATTTGATGAATCCAGAAGAAAAGCAGGATAAGATTCCTGAAATTTGGGAGGGACACAATATTGCGGACTATATCGACCCAGATATCATGAGGAGACTGGAGGATTTGGAAAGGGAAGAGGAACTGCGCGAGAAGGCCGGAGAGTACGACTCTGATGAAGAAAGTGAGGACGAGGAGATGAAGGAGATTCGACAGCTGGCCAGTCAGATTCGAGAAAAGCGGAAACTGAAGATTCTCGCGTCCAGAGAGAAAGATACACAGGGACCCAGAATGCCCCGTACAGCCAAGAAGGTGGAAAGAGTAACTCTGGAGAAGGAGATGTCTGATCTGGGATTGGACATGACTCAAAAAGATGATAGTCACTATGCTCAGAGGTCTCGCTCTCTGGTGCGAAAAAGGAAGAGGGAAGTGTCAGCCCCACCAACATCACGTACCCGCAGTCAGAGTGCCTCAAAACCTCCAAGGGACCAATCCGGAGTCAGAGATCCGAAGATGTTGAAGAAGGTGAAGACCATGATGAAGAGCTCACAGAAGGATATGAACAAACAGGGCAGGAAGGGAGAATCTGACCGACATGTCTTTGACCTCAAGCCTAAACATCTCTTTTCCGGGAAGAGGAAATCTGGTTCCACCAGTCGCAGATAA